The sequence catggcaaatcccaaaggaatGTAGCCGCCTTGCAAACCGAGCGCTGCCCGGATCGTTCTCTGGGAAGGTGATTAAGGGGGTCtgtcaggattccctccccactctgaactctggggtatagatgtggggacctgcatgaaagaccccctaagcttatttctgcCCGCTTAGGTTAAAAcgtccccaaggcacaaatccttcccttgtctttggacagtattgctgccaccaccaccaagtaATTGAGAcaaaaaaatccaggaaaaaggggCACTTGGAGtccctctttccccaaaatattcccccaaaccccttcacccccttttctggggggGCTTGAGAATACTATACTAACCCAATGGCTACAAagttagcatagggaaaattagcatagggaaaattcacaagctaaaacaaaagataatctaacgcatttccttgcctttacttACAGTTTCTGTAACTGAAAAGTATCGTTTGTAGCCTATAGGACTAACCTTCTTGCTtgcatatctatatctatatcttttCTTAGAGTGTAAGTATTTGATGTATTGTAATAGGTGCatagatttatattaaaaaaagtttggctgtaatgcaagagacctacaggccatatcctgtatgttaatctaaggcaaagttagcatatcGATATTAAGACCTTTCACCCAGAAAAGTAAAGTTGACCTATATCTTCTTACCGAAATAAATAAGTCTCCACGCATATGCCTATGACCTTTTATCTAGACCAATAGACAATAGAGAAtgacatgtttgtttgttttttttccaatcttgTAGACACagacttaacaggtacaccactAGGAAACTTGTGTGCGTTGTGACAGGGCAAGGGCTGTATTAAAGTAGTGAGGAACaagtatgttagccccaggctaaacaaatccctggtaccgtggtaaccaaatggcagttgctccaggtgaatcaagacacctggggccaattaagatccttctagaaagcaatggagatagctaggttgattgggacacctgaagccgaTCAAGGGCTGGATGGAACGAGTtgaaagcctcccagttagtcagtgagGCGCaagtgtcaggagctgtaggaggaagctgtgctgttggaTGAACTAAGTAGTACAAATCCATatgaggcacaaggaaggaggccctgatgTAATGGCGAAAGAGATATTGAGTGGGGGCTGCTGTAGGGAAGTGTAGGGAAGAATTCTACACGTtctatttccaaaaagtcagctaccatagctgatactattagggtccctgggctggaacccggagtaaagggcgggcctggactccccctcccttccctgattAATCAGTGAGACTGGAAGACAATAGAAACTGTGCAAGGGAGGGTTGCTTCTCCTcatctcccttgctggcttatgatgaaaatggctcagtaggctgtgaggcttgcctctagagagagaagggctacgtggagggtcacagtgagcctctgaggctagcaaaatccaacAGGTAAGTGGTTAGTAGGATGTATTTGGTCCTCTTAAACTTTCTAAGTTTCAAGGGAACTAGGCAAACTTTTATCTTCTGATCAAACAGATTGGTGAGCCTATAATGCAtactaattaatattaataattagtTATTATTAAtatcattaattaattaaaaataaaaaaatacattaaattatCAGTACACCCTAAATCAGGCTACACATTTCAGGTATCATTTCAGAAGATGGTTTACCTgcgtggtctctctctctctctccagagagggaacctctggccaggagggattttatgttactggctacataaaaggttgtaacccttccctttatatttatggcagcgTCTGGCTGTATATTTGTGCAGTGGCAGCCTTTCCTGCCACCGAAACTTTTCTTGCCTACTTGATCGCTGGCCATGTAGAGGACGTCTTTGGTATGCCCAATTCAGAATTTGCTGGTCTTTCACTCTAATAATTTGTCACCAGTTCGAAAGCTGCCAAAACCTACACAGGGCCGATGGGGACAGTTACTGGCTTCAAATATCTTCAATCCTGATCTTGTGCTGCCCCTTTGTACAGAGCAGCTACTAGGGGACCATGAGCATTGAAGGTATCAGCCTGGAGTTCCTCAGCCTTCCTCATCTcccacccacattcccacctcctgaggtcccctccaaccctgatgttctatgattctatgatagtaaTGGGCAGGGAATTAGTTTTACCTGGATTAATACAAAGACTAAGGCACACTGCTTTTGGCCTAGCCGGATGAGAGAAGGAGGCGTGTGAGTGGGTGGAGTTACAAAGGAAAGGGAGCGATGGAGGaaaatacacagagagagagaaagagagagagagagagagagagagagagagagaaagagagttgATTTGAAATCCACTAGTACAGGGATTTCCTGCCTCTTCCATTCTGTGGAACACTTTCCAATGGAGAGACAAACCCGCTCCTTGACCCCAAGCCAACACGGCCTGGTTCAGGAAACATTTCCTTCGGGGAGCCTGGCTGGATCAGTCCAGGAATGAGAACACTCAGGGAAACACTGAGGGCAGGGGAGCCATATTTGGGTGAGGAGAACATCTTGTGGacacctccctgcccagccccatgccccttCCACTCACAGTCCCCTAGCATCCCTGTAGCAGCTCAAGGTTTGCTGTCACAACCCTGCTcaagctccagctgctggaagcCCAACGGGTGACTTTGTTTGGGTTCCACATGCTGGATCCCTGAGTGTTTTTATGATTTCCTGATTATGAGCCATGTTGAGGCCCTGTCTCTGGCTCTGGGTTTCCAGGCCCACTCTCAGGGTGCAGCTTCCTTTCTAGTAcctccctctgggagtggagatCTCTGCGCCAAACACCAAGGCCCTGAGACCAGTTTTGGCCCATCTCCAATAAACTCTCCAGTTGCTTCAGCACACCATTCCCAGAGCTCCCCCTTGGGTGCACTCTGTTTCCAGTTTCTCTCTTTTGGGCCACAGGGTCATGACAGCAAACAGATGCAGGCCTTGTAAAAGGGGTTTCTAAAACAATTCCTCTACTTTGGACAGCACAAGAGATACCAGATGTAGATAAAGAGAACGCAACACCTGAATGCAATtccctgcctcagtgtcccccCCGCCCTGGAGCATTCTTTGGGATTTGGTCACAGCCTTCTAGGATGCACAAGGTCAATCTCCATCAAGTCATGGCTTAACCTGCAGCTGGACTCTGTCTCTCTGCTGCAGCCATAGCCCTGGAACAAAAGAGACCCCTCTGCCGCCCttgtgtctctctccttccccagcttCTTCTGACCCATCCAGTCTCTGTATTTTTGAAGGGCTGGACCAACCCATCTTCCCTCTGTTCCCTCTTCTGTGGCGGTTCCATTCCTTCCATGCCCACCCCTCCACAGAGAATCGGAAGAAAACTGGTTGTATTTGGAATGCAGTTACTCCTTTGTTCTGTTCAGGCAATTCTCATTATGTGCTGAGCATCTTTAATGACCAACCTCTTTGTTCACAAGACCTTCCTGCCCCTTAGCACAAACACTGTGAGCAAAGAGTACaggatgttaggatatagatattcaggcctgtctgcaaaagcctatactttaagaatttaggggtattcttatcacttggctagttctagaggtataaaagaaagaatcaaaatcactgtctgctggtgtaagggccttctcttactgtgactgtttgaggccctgttcttaggctaaggcctttggctaagcagcagaggcagccataagccaggaagcgaacagtcacatcctcacattccaaactagtcacattgaaagaaggtgctattgggctgttaggaatacaatcctgtcctgatagtgcctatcacctccagagaaagggaagtgcctagaaaatgtaaaaggaaacttggtttgatagcatcctgtctggcaagaactcacttatcaatagctgggatgtgaaatcctcacttctgtattgttttgtcattatagttcccactttgctattgtttgcctgtataatctctgtctggttctgtgattgcttctgtctgctgtataattaattttgctgggtgtaatctaattaaggtggtgggatataattggttagctaatcatgttacaatatgttaggattggttagttaaatttcagtagaataattggttaaggtatagctaagaatattactatataaattaggggcaaacaggaagtaagttgggattcgaaaataaggaaaaagaaccttgtatttaagcttgctggaagttcaccccaataaacatcgaattgtttgcaccttcagactttgggtattgttgctctctgttcatgcgagaaggaccagggaagtgggagagtgaaggaataagctctctaacacagGAGAAGCCAAAAGACATAAGGATACAGATGATTCATCTAATCAAACATGAGTTATTAGTTATGACACCGCCTCAGAAAGGTCTATGCAACTGCAGGCCAATAGACCCAAATTGAtattccgtatgaggagagattaaaatgactgggacttttcggttttgaaaagagacgactaaggggggacatcAGAGTGTaaataaaaccatgaatggtTTGGAAAAGTTCagtcaggaagtgttatttactccttcaaataacacaagaactaggggtcagccaaatgaattaataggcagcagatttaaagcaaacaaaggaagtatttcttcaccgttgacctgtggaactcttttccaggagatgttgtgaaggtcaaaactataacagggttccaataagaactaGAGAAGTGAATGAAaggtaggtccatcaatagttATTAGCCAGGAAGCCAACGCCATGTTCTGTGTgcccctggcctctgtttgccagaagctgagacagTACGATAGGGGACGGATCACTCAGAATtttccagttctgttcattccctctgaagcacctggtattgggcACTGTTGTGAGctaggatacagggctagatagaccattcatcttacccagtatggccaatctGATGTTATATGGACCCCAGGTGTATCTGCCCCCCTTGCCTTAGCCCACtgtaccccactcccctcccagaccccactcccctcccagaaggcctgatggggtctctctctctctctgcagagttAGTAAGAAAGTAAGAAGATACATGAAATGTTTAAACCTAACCAATGTCCTTAAGTGACCAGCCAAAAGATGTCAGAACATCTTAGTATGAGACCTGAGTGAGTGGATTATTAATTTAATTGTATTACTTGTATATAGGAATGTGATACAGTATtcctgtcagctaattgctaagttatctgtTGAAAACATAAGATTTGAAGAGCCTAACTATCACCTGGAAGTGCACATGCATCAAGGTGGGTGGGAGGCGGTAATGATCCAGTGAGTGATAggcggaggggaggagaggagtgagCAACAGGGGCGGGACCTTGGTGAAAGAAGTGGGCAGCACCACAGGGGTCCTGTTACTTAAAATTAGAAAGGAGGAAACTCCATGAGTTAATGAGTTCTCTGTAGACCGATGCCCCAGTTTGTCCCACTGAAACAGCACAGTAAGGCCAGGAAAGGATTAATGTCACTTTGACTGTGCAGTCAGTGATTCCGGGAAGAGGGCCCAGCACCATGTCAGCAGCCAGCTCTGCTCAGAGCTTAGTGTGAGAGCCAGAGCACCAGGAGTAAACTTTAGGCCCCTTTATGAGTAATGACCCGGAGCAACCTGTCCCGGATCTGTTTAGTCCTCAACccgtagatgatggggtttagcatGGGGGGCAAAAGGAGATACATGTTGGCAATGAGAATGTGTAAATGCAGGGGCACATTGTGGCCAAACCGGTGCATGAGGGCGGAGAAGAGAGTTGGGATGTAAAAGGCTAAGATGACACAGAGGTGTGAGCCGCAAGTCCCAAAAGTCTTGCGCCGGGCgtcctttgtggggaggctgaagatggccctgaggatctgggtATAGGACATGATGATAAAAAAGACatccagaccaaaaaaaaagaatccCACAGAGAGGCTGTAGTAACTGCTGATGCGGATGTCTGCGCAGGCCAATTTCACCACGGCTATGTGCTCACAGTACGAGTGGGGGATGATGTTGGTTTTGCAATATGGCCACCGCCTCGCCAGTAAGGGATAGGGCAGTATGAGCATGCCACCACGCAGCACCACGGCCAGGCCAATCTTGGCCACCATGGGGTTTGTCAGGATAGTAGAATGTCTCAGGGGATTgcagatggccacgtagcgatcCAAAGCCATGGCCACAAAGATCCCAGACTCCATCCATGAGAAGCAGTAAATGAAGTAcagctgggtgaggcaggcatTGAAATCTATTTCCCTCaaattgaaccagaagatgctcaggGTTTTGGGAAGGATAGACGTAGACAGGACCAGGTCGGTGACAGctagcatgcagaggaaatagtacatgggcccatgCAGGCTCGGCTCGCTTTTCACAATGAATAGAATGGTGAAGTTACCCAAGACGGCTATGGCATACATggtacagaaggggatggagatccagacgtgggctgcctccaggccaggaatgcccagcaggatgaaggtggggGGGTTGGTGAAGTGAGTTGTGTTGGAATCTGGCATGGAGTAGGGGAGAAGGTGTCCAACTCTGAGGCTGACCGATATCTTCTGCATATACCATATGTTCCCCCAACTTCCTGTATGTGTCCAGGCCTAGGGTGATGGTCTCATTACAAATACCTGGATGGAGAGACAGTGTTAATATGAGACACTACATGCACTACTGGGGGATATTCTGATGGATGAAGCAAATTGGTTGATTTTCACAcattgaaaaatgacattttccttaTTCAGAGATAAGAATTACGAAGAACTATCCCCACTAATGCCAATTGCATATTTTATGGTGCTCTGTGCTACAATAATTCCTACACATCATGGTGTGGGAAACCTTAATAGACACCAGCCAGAAACATGAGTGTGGATACTGGTTATCAACCCTTGTTCCTTAGGCCTCTTCTACTCTGCCAAGTTTTTTCACCAAAAGGCAGCAACAGTGGAGGAGGACACTCTGCAAAGCCACTTTTGACGGCGGAACTCGGCTGTTTCAGTGACACAATAAAACTACCTTGAGAAGAGTTGTAAGGCTTTTTACACAAAAGTTTTGTCAGTGacatgccagtgtagacacttgcaaTTGATTTTATCAAAGGAATAGGCCTTtggaaggtgtcccacaatgcccatcctgaccactctTGTCAGAAGTTTGAACTCCTCCTTTAAAGGCCCGGGAATTTagaaattccccttcctgtttgcttggcatggagAGTTTACATCACGTTTTCCCAGGTGGCCATGGCTGCTCCACCCAGGAAACGCTCTCCCACTTGGaccactgcagagctgctggatCTCCTAAGTATTTTGGGAGAGGAGGTTGTGCAGTGCCCTgcactccagctgcaggaagtttgatacctatgggcagatttcACGCAGCTTGTGAGAAAAGAGCTGTGatcaggacacactgcagtgcacagcaaaggggcaggagctgaggcacatGTGCAAGAAGGCAGGGGAGGCAAATGGTCCCTCTGATGCTGATCCCCAGACCTGCCATTTTTATAAGAACTTGAATGCTATTTTTGGTGGTTACTCCACAACAATGGCCAAGACCCATGTGGATACTTCCGCGGGCTGAAGCTGACAGAAACTGGAGCTAACCCAGAGGAGGAAGTCATTGATAAAGAGGGGGAGGCAGAAGAAGAAGTGGAGGCCATGCCAAGGTCGCCTGGTGCTCTgtccagtcaggagctgttctccACTCTGGAGGTGTCCAACCAGTCTCGGCAGTCACAATAAGTCAAgccagaagcaggagaggagacctCTGGTAAGTGGTTTTGCTCAGTGAAGTGCAGAGGTGGGTTGAGGGAAGAGAAACGCACAAacctggctgtgtttctgtgttcTAGGCATTTCTCCATGCAGCTAAGCACTACCGTGGAACATGGTATTGATGCACACCAAAAATTCATGGGGATTCTCCACAGAGATCTCTAGAAAAATTTTCTGCAGGAGCTCTGCAGTTCTCTGTGAGAGATTCCTTGGTAGAGCtgctttcttccttcccccattgaGGGACACTTTCCCGCCCCATTCTGCAATTGCTTGGGCAAGTACCAAAGAGGCACACAGGCGAGTGGTATAAAGACTGGGGCAGAAGCTGCAAGCATGTAGTAGATGAATCCTTGCTTACCCTCACGAGAGACATATCTGCCAAAATGACCACTGCCTATGGAAAAGGGTGGGAAACTTTGGAGTACTGTCcgccatgaatcatagaatcatagaatatcagggttggaagggacctcaggaggtcatctagtccaaccccctgctcaaagcaggaccaatccccaattaaatcatcccagccagggctttgtcaagcctgaccttaaaaacttctaaggaaggagattctaccacctccctaggtaacgcattccagtgtttcaccaccctcctagtgaaaaagtttttcctaatatccaacctaaacctcccccactgcaacttgagaccattactccttgtcctgtcatcttctaccactgagaatagtctagaaccatcctctttggaaccacctctcaggtagttgaaagcagctatcaaatcccccctcattcttctcttctgcagactaaacaaaccccgttccctcagcctctcctcataagtca is a genomic window of Natator depressus isolate rNatDep1 chromosome 1, rNatDep2.hap1, whole genome shotgun sequence containing:
- the LOC141997483 gene encoding olfactory receptor 52E4-like, producing the protein MQKISVSLRVGHLLPYSMPDSNTTHFTNPPTFILLGIPGLEAAHVWISIPFCTMYAIAVLGNFTILFIVKSEPSLHGPMYYFLCMLAVTDLVLSTSILPKTLSIFWFNLREIDFNACLTQLYFIYCFSWMESGIFVAMALDRYVAICNPLRHSTILTNPMVAKIGLAVVLRGGMLILPYPLLARRWPYCKTNIIPHSYCEHIAVVKLACADIRISSYYSLSVGFFFFGLDVFFIIMSYTQILRAIFSLPTKDARRKTFGTCGSHLCVILAFYIPTLFSALMHRFGHNVPLHLHILIANMYLLLPPMLNPIIYGLRTKQIRDRLLRVITHKGA